From Zingiber officinale cultivar Zhangliang chromosome 5B, Zo_v1.1, whole genome shotgun sequence, the proteins below share one genomic window:
- the LOC121986560 gene encoding protein DETOXIFICATION 52-like, producing MRNTTPSVSMAPSDEKNVLLSPGHIYLAIVPRLSSQSRLGDDIKEQGTSGEEKSFPPPEEMLKEAASLFRLSLPIALTALLLYVRSVVSMLFLGSLGDLPLAAGSLAIAFANITGYSVLSGLSLGMEPLCSQAFGANQPRLMRLTFHRSVLFLLCSSLPIALLWLNMSRILLFLRQDPEITALAQDYLLFALPDLLCFSLIHPLRIYLRSQGVTRPLTTAAAIAAAVHLPANFLLVIHLGLGAPGVAAATAASNLALVLCLLPLVPLGPTTECLSGWGPLARLAAPSCASVCLEWWWYELMILLCGLLPDPRASVASMGVLIQTTALVYVFPSSLGFGVSARVGNELGADRPARARVSATISVLLAAAMGLAAMCFSAAVRERWGQMFTDDADILRLTAAALPIVGLCELGNCPQTVGCGVLRGSARPSRAAHVNLSAFYLVGMPVAVGLGFWLGMGFVGLWMGLLAAQVCCAGLMLHAVGTTDWEAQAQRAQLLTRATATAAVSAPPEPAVLEEVKVKEQVAQYREEEGRLYYEPLFSIKVYELEKMKPAI from the coding sequence ATGCGCAACACGACGCCGTCCGTCTCAATGGCCCCATCCGACGAGAAGAATGTTCTTCTCTCGCCCGGCCATATCTACCTCGCTATAGTCCCTCGTCTTTCTAGCCAATCGAGGCTTGGCGATGACATTAAAGAGCAGGGAACTTCCGGTGAGGAGAAATCGTTTCCGCCGCCGGAGGAGATGCTGAAGGAAGCTGCCTCACTCTTCCGTCTCTCTTTACCCATTGCGCTTACGGCGCTGCTGCTCTACGTGCGCTCGGTCGTGTCCATGCTGTTCCTGGGCTCGCTGGGTGACCTCCCCCTGGCCGCTGGCTCCCTCGCCATCGCCTTCGCCAACATCACCGGCTACTCCGTCCTGTCGGGGCTTTCGCTCGGCATGGAACCGCTCTGCTCGCAGGCGTTCGGCGCCAACCAGCCGCGCCTCATGAGGCTGACCTTCCACCGTTCCGTTCTCTTTCTCCTCTGCTCCTCGCTGCCTATCGCGCTGCTCTGGCTCAACATGTCGCGGATCCTGCTCTTCCTCCGGCAGGACCCGGAGATCACCGCGCTGGCTCAGGATTACCTCCTGTTCGCGCTCCCGGACCTCCTCTGCTTCTCCCTCATACACCCACTCCGGATCTACCTACGGTCGCAGGGCGTCACTCGGCCGCTCACTACCGCGGCCGCCATCGCCGCCGCCGTCCACCTACCGGCCAATTTCCTCCTCGTGATCCACCTTGGCCTGGGTGCGCCCGGCGTGGCCGCGGCCACCGCTGCCTCAAACCTCGCGCTCGTCCTCTGCCTCCTCCCGCTCGTGCCCCTCGGGCCCACCACGGAGTGCCTCTCGGGATGGGGCCCGCTGGCCCGCCTCGCCGCCCCCAGCTGCGCCTCCGTGTGCCTCGAGTGGTGGTGGTACGAGCTTATGATTCTCCTCTGCGGCCTCCTCCCGGACCCCCGTGCCTCCGTCGCATCCATGGGCGTTCTCATCCAGACCACCGCCCTCGTCTACGTCTTCCCATCCTCCCTCGGCTTCGGCGTCTCTGCTCGCGTCGGGAACGAGCTCGGAGCCGACCGCCCTGCGCGCGCGCGCGTCTCTGCGACCATTTCCGTGCTCCTCGCCGCCGCCATGGGCCTCGCCGCGATGTGCTTCTCCGCCGCTGTCAGGGAGCGATGGGGCCAGATGTTCACCGACGACGCTGACATCCTGCGGCTGACGGCAGCGGCGCTGCCGATCGTGGGGCTATGCGAGCTCGGCAACTGCCCGCAGACCGTCGGATGCGGTGTCCTGCGTGGCAGCGCGCGCCCGTCGCGCGCTGCGCACGTCAACCTGAGCGCCTTCTACCTCGTAGGGATGCCGGTTGCCGTCGGACTGGGATTCTGGCTTGGAATGGGCTTCGTCGGGCTGTGGATGGGCCTCCTCGCGGCCCAAGTATGCTGCGCCGGCCTCATGCTTCACGCCGTAGGGACCACCGACTGGGAGGCGCAGGCTCAACGGGCCCAGTTGCTGACGCGTGCGACCGCTACCGCAGCCGTCTCGGCTCCGCCGGAGCCAGCGGTGCTGGAGGAAGTGAAGGTAAAGGAACAGGTGGCTCAGTACCGGGAGGAAGAGGGCAGATTGTATTATGAGCCACTGTTTTCGATCaaggtgtatgagttggagaagATGAAACCGGCTATCTAG